GTTCAACAGCATCCAGTCCGGTGAGGGCGTTGGTAACGAGTTCCTCTACATCATCGCCGCCGTGATCGGCGGCAACCTGCTCACCGGTGGCTACGGGTCGGCGGTCGGATCAGCGGTCGGTGCCTTCATCTTCGGCATGGCCACGCAGGGCATCGTGTTCGCCGGCTTCCAGGCCGACTGGTTCTTCTTCTTCCTCGGCGTGATGTTGCTGCTTGCGACGATCGCCAACACGTGGGTTCGAGAAGCCGCTCGCTAGGAGGGCGTCATGAGTGACAACGGACCAGCCGCGGTCAAGCCAGGCGAGCACACACGCCTCGTTGAGATGCATGACGTCGGCAAGCACTACGGCCACATCTACGCCCTGGAGGGAGTGTCCCTGGGTGTCGACTCGAGCGAGGTCACGTGCGTGCTTGGCGACAACGGCGCCGGCAAGTCCACGTTGATCAAGATCGTCGCCGGGCTGCATCAGCACGACGAAGGCACGCTGATCGTCGACGGCGAGGAGACCCGGTTCAACTCGCCGCGGGATGCCCTGGACCACGGCATCGCCACGGTGTACCAGAACCTCGCGGTCGTGGAGCTGATGCCCGTGTGGCGCAACTTCTTCCTGGGCTCCGAGAAGGTCAAGCACCGGTGGCCGGTCAAGTCACTTGACGTGGACTTCATGAAAACCACGGCGCGCGACGAGCTGCTCAAGATGGGGATCGACCTCCCCGACATGGAACAGCCGCTCGGCACGCTGTCCGGAGGTCAGCGTCAGAGTGTGGCGATCGCCCGCGCCGTCTACTTCGGCGCCCGGGTCCTGATCCTCGACGAGCCGACCGCCGCGCTCGGGGTCAAGCAGTCGGGAGTGGTCCTCAAGTACACCGCCCGCGCCCGCGACGCGGGGCTGGGCGTGATCTTCATCACGCACAACCCGCACCACGCGTACATGGTCGGCGACCACTTCGTGATCCTCAAGCTGGGCCGGATGGTCCTCGACAAGACACGTGCGGAGACCAGCCTCGACGAGTTGACCCGCCAGATGGCGGGCGGCGACGAGCTCGAGGAGCTCTCGCACGAGCTCGAGCGCTGACGTCGACCCGCACCCCGAGGAGGGACCCCCATGCTGCTCAACGTCGGTGTGATCGGCACCGGCAACATCGGCACGTACCACATCAACCGGCTGGCCCGCCACATCTCCGGCGCGCGGGTCGCCGCCGTCTACGACCTGGCGAAGGAGCGTGCTGCACAGGTCGCGGAATCCGTGGGTGCGAAGGCGCACAGCGAGCCCAGCGACGTCATTGCCGACGACGGCGTCGACGCGGTGATCGTGACGTCGCCGGGCGATACGCACGCGGAGTTCATCCTCGCCAGCATCGCGGCGGACAAGCCGGTCCTGTCGGAGAAACCGCTGGCGACGACGGCAGAGGACGGTCTGCGTGTGCTCGAGGCCGAGGTGGTGCACGGTCGTCGGCTGGTGCAGGTCGGGTTCATGCGGCGGTTCGACGCCGGCTACCGCCAGGTCAAGGCGACGATCGACGACGGCGCGATCGGCACGCCGCTGCTCGTCCACTGCGTCCACCGCAACCCGATCGCGCCGGATTTCTTCACCAGCGAGATGCTGCCGACCGACTCGGTGGTCCACGAGATCGACGCGACGCGGTGGCTGTTGGAGGCCGAGTTCGCGGCGGCGACGGTGCTCACACCGCGCAGCAGCCCTTCGGCTCCCGACGGCCTGCTGGACCCGCAGCTGGTGATCCTCGAGACGACCGACGGTGTGATCGTCGAGGTCGAGGTCTTCGTCAACGCGCAGTACGGCTACGACGTGCGGTGCGAGGTGGTCGGCTCCGAAGGGACCGTGGAGCTCGAGACACCGTCGACGGTGTCGGTGACCCGGGACTTCGCCCGCGGCCGGTCCGTGCCCGCCGACTGGAAGGAGCGCTTCGACAACGCCTTCCACGCCGAGATCGCGCAATGGGTCGACGGCCTGCATGCCGGGACGATCACCGGCCCGAGCGCCTGGGACGGCTACGCCGCGACCGTCGTCGCAAACGCCAGCGTCGACGCGCTGCACAGCGGCCAGCGCAAGGCGATCGACCTGGTCGACAAGCCCGACTTCTATGCCTGACCTCCCGCCCTGTCCGCCCACATCCGTGAGGGAAAGACGATGAAGATCGCGCTGGACCCGTACATGCTCCGCTCCACGCCGCTGCTCGAGTTGCCCGGCGTCGTCGCCGACCTCGGCTATGAGCACATCGAGTTGTCGCCGCGGGAGGACTTCCTGCCCTTCTTCACGCACCCGCGCGTCGACGACGCCACCGTGGCCGCGTTCCGCTCGACACTCGACACCGCAGACGTCGACGTGGCCTGTGTGCTGCCGCTGTACCGCTGGTCGGGACCCGACGAGGACGCACGCCAGGCCGCGGTCCGCTACTGGAAGCGGGCGATCCAGATCACGGTCGACCTGGGGTGCGAGGTCATGCTCTCGGAGTTCAACGGCCGCCCCGAAGCCTCGGACGTCAGTGAGGCGCAGTTCTGGCGGTCGATGGAGGAGCTGCTGCCGATCTTCGAGCGCGAGGGGATCCACCTGCGCCTCGAGCCTCACCCAGACGACTTCATCGAGGACGGCTTCGCGGCGATCGACATGATCCGTGGGATCAACTCGCCGAATGTCACCTTCGAGTACTGCGCACCGCACTCGTTCCATCAGGGTGGCGACATCGAAGGGATCATGACCTACGCCGGCGACCTGCTGACCCATGTGCACGTCGCCGACAGCTTCGACCACCGCCTATCGTCCGGGTTGCGTTACATCGTCAACCCGCCGGGCTCGCCGGCGCGGGTGCACCAACACCTGGACATCGGGCAGGGCGAAGTCGACTGGGACGTGTTCTTCGGCACGCTCGGTCGGCTGGGGTTCGACGGGATCATGACCGCCTGCGTCTTCGCGTGGGAGGAACGCGCCCATGAGTCGTGCGTCTTCATGCGCGAGCAGATCACCCAGTACGTGGAGAAGTGGTGACCGAGCCCGGGAGCTGCGCGGTGGCTTCGAGCCCCGCGGCGGTGCGCCTATGGGCACCACCGCCCAGCCCGACCTTCCCGATCCGTCACGTACGCACCGACGCCATTGAGCGAAGAGGAACCATCATGTTCAGAGCCGGCAGGCACCTACCACTGTCCGTTATCATCGCCGCCGTGCTGGCGCTGCTCCTTGCAGCGTGCAGTGAGACTGGTGGAGCCCCACGAGCCGAGGGCGGTGGTACCGGGCAGGCCGTCGCTCAGGCCGACACACCTGCCGCCACTATCGCGTTGGTCACCCATGGCCCGCAGGGCGACACGTTCTGGGACATCATCCGGACCGGCGCGGAGGCCGCAGCCCAGAAGGACAACATCACCCTGGAGTACGCGAGCGACGCCGACCCCAGCCAGCAGGCGAACCTGATCCAGAACGCGATTGACCGCGGCGTCGACGGGATCGCGGTCACCATGCCGAGCAGCGAGGCGTTGTCCCGCCCGATCCAGCAAGCGGTCGAGGCCGGCATCCCGGTCACGATGCTCAACGCCGGGTTCCAGGACTGGCGAAACACCGGCGCACTCATGTACTTCGGCCAGGACGAGGGGGTGGCGGGCGAGGCCGCCGGCGAGCGGCTGAATGAGGAGGGGGCGACGAAGGTCCTGTGCGTGCCCCAGGAGCAGGGCCAGTCGCAGCTGGAGGCGCGGTGCGACGGCGTCGATCAGACGTTTCAGGGCGACTACGAGAAGGTGTACGTCGACGGCACCAACATGCCGTCGGTGCAGTCCACCATCTCGTCGAAGCTGCAGCAGGATCCGAACATCAGCCACGTGCTGACGCTCGGGGCACCGTTCGCGCTGACCGCGGTGTCAGCTATCGAGGAAGCCGGCAGCGAGGCGCAGGTCGTCACGTTCGACACCAATGCCGAGCTGGTCCAGGCCATCCAGTCCGGCGATGTCCTGTGGGCGATCGACCAGCAGCCGTACCTGCAGGGCTATGGGTCTATCGACGGGCTGTGGCTGTACCTCAACAACCGCAACGTCATCGGCGGGGGCGAGGCCGTCCTGACCGGCCCAGCGTTCATCGACGAGAGCAACATCGACGCGATCGCGGAGCTCGCCCGGCAGGGCACCCGCTAGGAGGCCCAGGACCGGCGGGCAGGTCGCCGCAGAGCGACCGGCCCGCCGCAGTCAGGAAAGGAGTTGCCATGGCATCGTCCATCGGGGTCGCCGTCGTAGGCGCCGGCATGGTCGGTCGCGCCCACGCCAATGGGTACCGGGCCGCCTCGACCGTGTACGGGACCGACGGACCGGACGTCCGGCTCGTGGCCATCGCCGATCCCAACGAGGAGTTCGCGCAGGACACGGCGACACGCTTCGGCTACGAACGCACCGAGAAGAGCTGGGAGGCCCTCGTCGACGCACCGGACGTCGACGCGGTGAGCGTCGCGGTCGCCAACCACCTGCACCGCGAGATCGTCGAGGAGATGCTCGCCGCCGGCAAGCACGTGCTGTGCGAGAAGCCACTGGCCCCGACGACCGAAGACGCGCAGGCCATGGTCGAAGCCGCCGAGCCGTCCGACCGGGTCGCCGCGGTCGGCTTCACGTTCCGCCGCTCGCCAGCGATCAACGCGATCCGGGACCAGGTGGGCGATGAGCACCTCGGCGCGGTCCGTCACTTCAACGGCCATTACTGGTGCGACTACGGCGCCGACCCCAACGCGCCGATCAGCTGGCGTTACCGGGGGGGGCCGGGATCGGGCGCGCTCGCCGACATCGGCAGCCACATGGTCGACCTGGGCGAGTTCCTGTGTGGTCCGATCGACACCGTGCGGGGCGCCGTGCTGGCGACGCTCGTCGAGGAGCGCCCTGTGCCGATCGGCACGGCGGTCGGACATGCTGCGACCGAGGTCAGCGATGAGAAGGAGCCGGTCGACAACGAGGACATCGCGACCTTCACGGCAACGTTCGCCAGCGGCGCTGTCGGCACCTACTCGGTGTCGCGCGTCCATTTCGGCCACGCCAACGCGCTGGGGTTCGAAGTGTTCTGCGAGCACGGCGCCGCCGGGTTCGATCTGGAGCGCGCAGCCGAGTTCACCATCGCGGACAGCACGCCCGCCGCAGTAGTCAACGGCTACCGTCAGGTGCTTGTCGGTCCGGCACATCCCTACGTGGCCAAGGGCCT
The sequence above is drawn from the Euzebyales bacterium genome and encodes:
- a CDS encoding ATP-binding cassette domain-containing protein, which produces MSDNGPAAVKPGEHTRLVEMHDVGKHYGHIYALEGVSLGVDSSEVTCVLGDNGAGKSTLIKIVAGLHQHDEGTLIVDGEETRFNSPRDALDHGIATVYQNLAVVELMPVWRNFFLGSEKVKHRWPVKSLDVDFMKTTARDELLKMGIDLPDMEQPLGTLSGGQRQSVAIARAVYFGARVLILDEPTAALGVKQSGVVLKYTARARDAGLGVIFITHNPHHAYMVGDHFVILKLGRMVLDKTRAETSLDELTRQMAGGDELEELSHELER
- a CDS encoding Gfo/Idh/MocA family oxidoreductase, which encodes MLLNVGVIGTGNIGTYHINRLARHISGARVAAVYDLAKERAAQVAESVGAKAHSEPSDVIADDGVDAVIVTSPGDTHAEFILASIAADKPVLSEKPLATTAEDGLRVLEAEVVHGRRLVQVGFMRRFDAGYRQVKATIDDGAIGTPLLVHCVHRNPIAPDFFTSEMLPTDSVVHEIDATRWLLEAEFAAATVLTPRSSPSAPDGLLDPQLVILETTDGVIVEVEVFVNAQYGYDVRCEVVGSEGTVELETPSTVSVTRDFARGRSVPADWKERFDNAFHAEIAQWVDGLHAGTITGPSAWDGYAATVVANASVDALHSGQRKAIDLVDKPDFYA
- a CDS encoding sugar phosphate isomerase/epimerase — protein: MKIALDPYMLRSTPLLELPGVVADLGYEHIELSPREDFLPFFTHPRVDDATVAAFRSTLDTADVDVACVLPLYRWSGPDEDARQAAVRYWKRAIQITVDLGCEVMLSEFNGRPEASDVSEAQFWRSMEELLPIFEREGIHLRLEPHPDDFIEDGFAAIDMIRGINSPNVTFEYCAPHSFHQGGDIEGIMTYAGDLLTHVHVADSFDHRLSSGLRYIVNPPGSPARVHQHLDIGQGEVDWDVFFGTLGRLGFDGIMTACVFAWEERAHESCVFMREQITQYVEKW
- a CDS encoding sugar ABC transporter substrate-binding protein, encoding MFRAGRHLPLSVIIAAVLALLLAACSETGGAPRAEGGGTGQAVAQADTPAATIALVTHGPQGDTFWDIIRTGAEAAAQKDNITLEYASDADPSQQANLIQNAIDRGVDGIAVTMPSSEALSRPIQQAVEAGIPVTMLNAGFQDWRNTGALMYFGQDEGVAGEAAGERLNEEGATKVLCVPQEQGQSQLEARCDGVDQTFQGDYEKVYVDGTNMPSVQSTISSKLQQDPNISHVLTLGAPFALTAVSAIEEAGSEAQVVTFDTNAELVQAIQSGDVLWAIDQQPYLQGYGSIDGLWLYLNNRNVIGGGEAVLTGPAFIDESNIDAIAELARQGTR
- a CDS encoding Gfo/Idh/MocA family oxidoreductase, with the protein product MASSIGVAVVGAGMVGRAHANGYRAASTVYGTDGPDVRLVAIADPNEEFAQDTATRFGYERTEKSWEALVDAPDVDAVSVAVANHLHREIVEEMLAAGKHVLCEKPLAPTTEDAQAMVEAAEPSDRVAAVGFTFRRSPAINAIRDQVGDEHLGAVRHFNGHYWCDYGADPNAPISWRYRGGPGSGALADIGSHMVDLGEFLCGPIDTVRGAVLATLVEERPVPIGTAVGHAATEVSDEKEPVDNEDIATFTATFASGAVGTYSVSRVHFGHANALGFEVFCEHGAAGFDLERAAEFTIADSTPAAVVNGYRQVLVGPAHPYVAKGLPMDFPSVGHGQNDFFTFQARAFLNAVAGRTDELPPPPTMAEGLHNMHVLDAVKASAETGGAAVTVQ